One stretch of Deltaproteobacteria bacterium DNA includes these proteins:
- a CDS encoding DUF2752 domain-containing protein → MASLKRSRDQIRLMRAGLLVLGLAAVGNALNVWNVHDVIGRLPSVCLFHALTGYDCPGCGMGRALLLLTQGRIIASLHQHPFGVPLVAWAAGWTLLPEGVFASLHRHRLLRSNALAAVAAGLVILWWLVTKVA, encoded by the coding sequence ATGGCTTCTTTGAAACGTAGCCGCGACCAGATCCGGCTGATGCGTGCGGGGTTGCTGGTCCTGGGCTTGGCGGCGGTTGGCAACGCGCTGAACGTGTGGAACGTTCACGATGTGATCGGACGACTTCCGAGTGTCTGCCTCTTTCACGCGCTGACTGGCTACGACTGTCCAGGATGCGGAATGGGTCGTGCGCTGTTGCTCCTGACTCAGGGGCGGATCATCGCGTCACTCCACCAGCATCCCTTCGGAGTTCCCTTAGTGGCGTGGGCCGCGGGGTGGACACTCTTGCCGGAAGGCGTGTTCGCTTCGCTTCATCGGCATCGACTGCTGCGGAGCAACGCACTTGCCGCCGTCGCGGCTGGGTTAGTCATCCTCTGGTGGTTGGTGACGAAAGTTGCGTGA
- a CDS encoding DUF4234 domain-containing protein, translating to MQNMPPHPIDASDAVSNVAVDLLLTVVTCGIYNVFWQRRQFRVLNAFLGREEFRFVTWLLLSLVTCGIYHMYTEYLMGRAITAIQRDLGEPPVENLSLISLMLSVVGLTVVADAIQQSEINGFFET from the coding sequence ATGCAGAACATGCCGCCTCATCCGATCGATGCGAGCGATGCGGTTAGCAACGTCGCGGTGGATCTCCTCCTCACGGTGGTCACCTGCGGCATCTACAATGTGTTCTGGCAGCGGCGCCAGTTTCGCGTGTTGAACGCGTTTCTCGGTCGCGAAGAGTTCCGCTTCGTCACCTGGCTCTTGCTGTCGCTGGTAACGTGCGGGATTTACCACATGTACACCGAGTACCTGATGGGCCGCGCCATCACCGCGATCCAGCGCGATCTCGGCGAACCACCGGTCGAGAATTTATCGCTGATCAGCCTAATGCTCTCGGTGGTGGGACTCACTGTCGTTGCCGATGCGATTCAGCAAAGTGAGATCAATGGCTTCTTTGAAACGTAG
- a CDS encoding HAD family phosphatase, translated as MAEVAGMQYRAVLFDLGGVVVGSPLHAITAYERAHAIPSGFINRVVVDTVPSGGWSRLERGELTLEEFYPVFDGDCAAAGVAISARELMGLVAQVIAPRPAMLEAIRRIRAHGLLTGAITNNWVAEDGGTHALKPHFDAFIESAVVGVRKPDPRIFHLACDQLGIAPADAVFLDDIGSNLKTARVLGMTTIKVDHPDTALVELQTLLGFPLV; from the coding sequence ATGGCTGAGGTGGCCGGGATGCAGTACCGCGCGGTCCTGTTCGATCTCGGCGGAGTCGTGGTCGGCTCGCCGCTGCACGCGATCACGGCGTATGAGCGCGCGCACGCCATTCCCTCCGGATTCATCAATCGAGTCGTAGTGGACACCGTGCCAAGTGGTGGCTGGTCGCGGCTGGAGCGCGGTGAGTTGACGCTGGAAGAATTCTATCCGGTCTTCGACGGCGACTGTGCCGCGGCCGGCGTCGCCATCTCCGCGCGAGAACTCATGGGTTTGGTGGCGCAAGTGATCGCGCCACGGCCGGCGATGCTCGAAGCGATCCGTCGCATCCGTGCCCATGGACTACTGACCGGTGCGATCACCAACAACTGGGTCGCCGAAGACGGCGGCACGCATGCGCTGAAGCCGCACTTCGACGCCTTCATCGAGTCGGCAGTCGTCGGTGTGCGCAAACCCGATCCGCGGATCTTTCACCTCGCTTGCGACCAGCTCGGCATTGCGCCGGCCGACGCCGTCTTCCTCGATGACATCGGCAGCAACCTCAAGACCGCCAGAGTGCTTGGCATGACGACGATCAAAGTCGATCATCCAGATACCGCACTCGTCGAGCTGCAAACGCTGCTCGGTTTTCCGCTCGTGTGA
- the yhbY gene encoding ribosome assembly RNA-binding protein YhbY, translating into MAALALSSRQVRRLRALAHHLKPLVQLGQDGLSPGIVQAVERALLDHELIKVQMRQPQDKEAVGRAVADATGAALCGLVGHTVILYRPHPDKPRIELDPSKATKVPS; encoded by the coding sequence ATGGCGGCGTTGGCTCTCTCCTCGCGACAGGTGCGGCGGTTGCGTGCGCTGGCGCATCATCTGAAACCGTTGGTGCAGTTGGGTCAGGACGGACTGAGCCCCGGCATTGTCCAGGCCGTCGAGCGCGCGTTGTTGGATCACGAGTTAATCAAGGTGCAGATGCGGCAACCGCAGGACAAGGAAGCGGTGGGGCGCGCAGTCGCCGACGCCACCGGCGCCGCGCTCTGCGGGCTGGTCGGCCACACCGTCATCCTCTATCGGCCGCACCCGGACAAACCGCGGATTGAGCTCGATCCGTCGAAGGCCACGAAGGTTCCATCGTGA